From Lysinibacillus sp. SGAir0095, the proteins below share one genomic window:
- a CDS encoding acyl carrier protein, producing the protein MNEQKLRTIFAESLGIEESNVTEDLTYNSIPEWDSIAHMALIAEIDDQFDTMLDTEDVLEMSTFAKAKEILAKYDVEF; encoded by the coding sequence ATGAATGAACAAAAATTACGTACGATTTTTGCGGAAAGCTTAGGCATTGAAGAATCCAATGTAACAGAGGATTTAACATATAATTCGATTCCTGAATGGGATTCTATCGCACATATGGCATTGATTGCTGAAATTGATGATCAATTTGATACAATGCTTGATACTGAAGATGTTTTAGAAATGAGTACTTTTGCGAAGGCAAAAGAAATCTTAGCAAAATATGATGTTGAATTTTAA